A genome region from Bacteroidota bacterium includes the following:
- a CDS encoding CCA tRNA nucleotidyltransferase, whose product MNWPEKIQQPVFRIISGAAHELGYPAYVIGGYVRDLILKRPSCDIDIVAVGSGIELARKVASKLGKGVNVNYFRNFGTAMLKYKGERDWIIEFVGSRKESYRSDSRKPVVEDGTLQDDQNRRDFTINAMALNLYPDHFGELLDPFNGMEDIREKIIRTPLDPNITYSDDPLRMMRAIRFATQLGFHIEEASFRAISENKERIRIVSMERVVDELNKIIASPVPSRGFIMLDDSGLLEILFPQFVALKGAEYQGGKGHKDNFYHTLQVLDNVAKVSDDLWLRWAAILHDIAKPVTKKYDEKAGWTFHAHEFVGAKMIPAIFRQLKLPMNEKMRFVKKMVQLHLRPIALSEETVTDSAVRRLLFEAGDDIDRLMTLCEADITSKNPRKVKKFLENFKIVREKLKEIEEKDRLRNWQPPVTGEIIMKTFNIPPGREVGIIKNAIREAILEGEIRNDYDEAFGFMLIRGKELGLKLPGYDPENE is encoded by the coding sequence ATGAATTGGCCGGAAAAAATACAGCAACCCGTTTTCAGGATCATTTCTGGAGCAGCTCATGAGCTCGGCTATCCTGCCTATGTCATAGGAGGTTATGTAAGGGATCTTATTCTTAAGCGACCATCCTGTGATATCGACATCGTAGCGGTTGGAAGCGGCATAGAACTTGCCCGCAAAGTGGCATCAAAGCTCGGTAAGGGGGTTAATGTCAATTATTTCAGGAATTTTGGTACTGCCATGTTGAAATACAAGGGGGAACGGGACTGGATCATAGAATTTGTGGGATCCAGGAAGGAATCTTATCGCAGTGATTCAAGGAAGCCTGTCGTGGAAGACGGGACACTCCAGGATGACCAGAACCGCAGGGATTTTACTATCAATGCCATGGCATTGAACCTTTATCCCGACCATTTTGGTGAGTTGCTGGATCCATTCAATGGGATGGAAGATATCAGGGAAAAAATCATCCGCACACCACTTGATCCCAACATTACTTATTCTGATGATCCCCTCCGGATGATGCGTGCAATACGTTTTGCAACACAGCTTGGTTTTCACATTGAGGAAGCTTCTTTCCGCGCTATTTCAGAGAATAAGGAGCGCATACGGATAGTGTCGATGGAAAGAGTTGTGGATGAGCTCAACAAGATTATTGCTTCTCCGGTTCCATCAAGAGGTTTCATTATGCTGGATGATTCGGGGTTGCTGGAAATACTGTTCCCACAGTTTGTTGCATTAAAAGGAGCTGAATATCAGGGTGGAAAAGGCCATAAGGATAATTTTTATCACACCCTCCAGGTGCTTGATAATGTTGCTAAGGTTTCTGATGACTTGTGGCTGCGCTGGGCCGCCATCTTACATGATATAGCTAAGCCTGTCACCAAAAAATACGATGAAAAAGCCGGATGGACCTTTCATGCTCATGAGTTTGTGGGAGCAAAGATGATCCCTGCGATTTTCCGGCAATTAAAGCTGCCCATGAATGAAAAGATGCGCTTCGTAAAGAAAATGGTGCAGCTTCACCTTCGTCCTATAGCACTTTCTGAGGAAACCGTAACCGATTCGGCAGTAAGAAGGCTGCTTTTTGAGGCCGGGGACGACATCGACAGGCTAATGACCTTGTGCGAAGCAGATATTACTTCAAAGAATCCGAGGAAAGTCAAAAAATTCCTGGAAAACTTCAAAATTGTCAGGGAAAAGCTAAAGGAGATAGAGGAAAAGGACCGTCTCCGCAATTGGCAGCCTCCCGTCACCGGGGAGATTATCATGAAGACCTTTAACATTCCTCCCGGAAGAGAAGTAGGAATAATAAAAAATGCCATCAGGGAGGCCATCCTGGAAGGAGAGATAAGGAATGATTACGATGAAGCCTTCGGTTTTATGCTGATTCGCGGCAAGGAGCTTGGACTGAAGTTACCCGGTTATGATCCGGAAAATGAGTAA
- a CDS encoding DEAD/DEAH box helicase family protein, with protein sequence MKTDTTEKGLEAHITQHLCLVNAFEERHHSQYNRVDCVDEDLLFNFLQTTQEKEVMKLQTIHGSNYRSKVLYRLNNQIKTFGIIEVLRKGITDNNIKLKLFFDKPVSNLNEKDSALYNQNIFSVTRQVHYSNQNENSLDLVVFINGLPIITFELKNELTKQTVKDAIKQYKTHRDPKEELFRLGRCLVHFAVDTEQVWMATHLKGENTYFLPFNKGNNNGAGNPHNPNGIKTDYLWKEILTKDRLTNIIQNYVQLFEEEKEKILPDGQVKKEKVKKLIFPRYHQIDAVDKLLNNAKENGAGKRYLIQHSAGSGKSNSISWLAHQLVGLFDKGNANTVFDTVIVVTDRKVLDTQIRNNIKQFEQVKGVVEAITEGSKQLKTALEEGKKIIITTIQKFPYIVNEIGELPGNKFAIIIDEAHSSQSGNTAGKLNETLSKEIDEENAEEWTDEDEIVEIVKGRKMLSNASYFAFTATPKNKTLELFGEKYNDNLSAGQAGGKEKFKAFHLYSMKQAIEENFILDVLQNYTTYQSYYALLKKIEDDPAYDKNKAQKKLKIFVESHEHAIAKKTALIIDHFMDSVIRQKKINGLAKAMVVTSSRKNAVKYKTAFDNYLAKTNNPFKAIVAFSGDIDGETESSLNHFSSSAIPDEFKKSEFRFLIVANKYQTGFDQPLLHTMYVDKKLGGVNAVQTLSRLNRTTSGKKDTFVLDFANDAEEIKKSFDPFFETTILSEATDPNKLFDLQAALDAFQIYTPEQVHEFSHKIISNVPVDQLHTILDAAAEIFRKTLNEEQQDDFRAKCKTYVRLYVFLAQIVPFVNPYLERLYLFLNHLQNKLGKQRDEDLAQGILDNIDMESYRLQKGSEFNIQLQQGDELKPIPTDMRGGSAEPEMEYLSNIVKAFNEKFGTTFTNEDKVRKMTQDLMQDVKDDKAAMDNISASLSKNDLQNAQITFADILKEKMINHIDSNFEVFKEYNDNPEFKAFLAGQMFKILINDLAKAV encoded by the coding sequence ATGAAAACCGACACAACAGAAAAAGGTCTCGAAGCCCATATTACACAGCACTTGTGTTTGGTAAATGCTTTTGAAGAAAGACATCACAGCCAATACAACCGTGTGGATTGTGTGGACGAAGATTTGCTTTTCAATTTTCTGCAAACCACACAGGAAAAAGAAGTTATGAAATTGCAAACCATTCACGGAAGCAATTACAGAAGCAAAGTATTGTATCGTTTAAATAACCAAATTAAAACGTTTGGGATTATTGAAGTTTTACGCAAAGGTATAACTGACAATAATATCAAGCTTAAATTGTTTTTTGATAAACCAGTTTCCAACTTAAACGAAAAAGATTCAGCCCTATACAATCAAAATATATTTTCAGTAACAAGGCAGGTGCATTACAGCAATCAAAATGAAAATTCGCTGGATTTAGTGGTTTTTATCAATGGTCTGCCAATAATTACATTCGAACTTAAAAACGAACTTACCAAACAAACTGTAAAGGATGCCATTAAGCAATACAAAACCCATCGCGACCCAAAAGAAGAATTATTCCGTTTAGGGAGGTGTTTGGTGCATTTTGCGGTTGATACAGAGCAGGTTTGGATGGCGACGCACTTAAAAGGGGAAAATACTTACTTTTTGCCCTTCAACAAAGGGAATAATAACGGAGCAGGTAATCCACACAATCCTAATGGCATAAAAACCGATTATCTCTGGAAGGAGATTTTGACCAAAGACCGTTTAACAAACATCATTCAGAACTATGTTCAGTTATTTGAAGAAGAAAAAGAAAAGATTCTGCCCGATGGACAAGTAAAGAAAGAAAAAGTAAAGAAACTTATTTTCCCTCGTTACCACCAAATTGATGCCGTTGATAAACTTCTCAATAATGCAAAGGAAAACGGAGCAGGCAAACGCTATTTAATACAACATTCGGCTGGTTCAGGTAAATCAAATTCCATTTCATGGCTTGCTCATCAGTTGGTTGGCTTATTCGATAAGGGAAATGCTAATACTGTTTTTGATACTGTTATCGTGGTAACCGACCGTAAAGTGTTGGACACACAAATACGAAACAACATCAAACAATTTGAGCAGGTGAAAGGTGTTGTTGAAGCCATTACCGAAGGTAGTAAACAACTGAAAACTGCTTTGGAAGAAGGCAAGAAAATCATTATCACGACTATTCAAAAATTCCCATACATTGTTAATGAAATTGGCGAACTGCCCGGAAACAAATTCGCAATCATCATAGACGAAGCCCACAGTAGCCAAAGCGGAAATACAGCAGGAAAATTAAATGAGACCCTATCAAAAGAAATTGATGAAGAAAATGCTGAAGAATGGACAGACGAAGATGAAATTGTAGAAATTGTAAAAGGCAGGAAAATGCTTTCGAATGCGAGTTATTTTGCTTTTACTGCAACGCCTAAAAATAAGACACTCGAATTGTTTGGCGAAAAATACAATGACAACCTGTCTGCCGGACAGGCTGGTGGTAAAGAAAAATTTAAAGCATTTCATCTTTATTCAATGAAACAAGCCATTGAGGAAAATTTTATTCTTGATGTATTGCAGAATTACACAACATATCAAAGCTATTATGCTTTATTAAAGAAGATTGAAGACGACCCAGCATATGACAAAAACAAAGCACAAAAGAAACTGAAAATATTTGTTGAAAGCCACGAACACGCAATAGCAAAGAAAACTGCATTAATCATTGACCATTTTATGGATAGTGTTATTCGTCAGAAAAAAATTAATGGACTGGCAAAGGCTATGGTTGTTACAAGTAGTCGTAAAAATGCAGTAAAATACAAAACGGCATTTGATAATTATTTGGCTAAAACAAATAATCCATTCAAAGCTATTGTGGCATTTTCAGGAGATATAGACGGAGAAACAGAATCTTCTTTAAATCATTTTTCAAGTTCGGCAATTCCTGATGAGTTTAAAAAATCGGAATTTCGTTTTCTGATAGTTGCAAATAAATACCAAACTGGCTTTGACCAACCGCTTTTGCACACAATGTATGTTGACAAGAAATTAGGTGGTGTAAATGCAGTTCAAACACTTTCACGTTTGAATAGAACAACATCTGGCAAAAAAGACACATTTGTTTTGGATTTTGCCAATGATGCAGAAGAAATTAAGAAGTCGTTCGACCCGTTTTTTGAAACAACAATTCTTAGCGAAGCAACCGACCCAAATAAATTATTTGACTTACAAGCTGCTTTAGATGCGTTTCAGATTTATACACCTGAACAAGTACATGAGTTTTCGCACAAGATTATTTCTAATGTACCAGTTGACCAATTACACACAATTTTAGATGCAGCAGCAGAAATTTTTAGAAAAACTTTAAACGAAGAACAACAAGACGATTTTAGAGCAAAATGTAAAACTTATGTTCGTTTATATGTTTTCCTTGCTCAGATAGTACCTTTTGTAAATCCGTATTTGGAAAGATTATACTTGTTTTTAAACCACTTGCAAAATAAACTTGGCAAGCAACGAGATGAAGATTTGGCTCAAGGGATTTTGGATAATATCGACATGGAAAGTTACCGGCTTCAAAAAGGAAGTGAATTTAATATTCAATTACAGCAAGGTGACGAATTAAAACCAATTCCTACTGATATGAGAGGCGGATCAGCCGAGCCAGAAATGGAATATCTCTCAAACATTGTGAAAGCGTTTAATGAGAAATTCGGAACCACCTTTACAAATGAGGATAAGGTTCGGAAAATGACACAGGATTTAATGCAAGATGTAAAAGACGATAAAGCTGCAATGGACAATATTAGTGCATCATTGAGTAAAAACGACCTTCAAAATGCACAGATAACTTTTGCCGATATTTTGAAAGAGAAAATGATAAATCATATTGACAGCAACTTTGAAGTTTTTAAGGAATACAATGATAATCCAGAATTCAAAGCATTCTTAGCAGGACAAATGTTTAAAATATTGATTAATGATTTGGCAAAAGCAGTATAA